From one Synergistaceae bacterium genomic stretch:
- a CDS encoding amino acid ABC transporter ATP-binding protein: MIRIEHLRKVYPNVTPLADVSTEINDGDVISVIGPSGTGKSTLLRCINLLEKPDGGRIFLDDEEITSPKCDVPGMRQRMGMVFQSFNLFGHLTVIENIMLAPVKLKGASRQEAFDDGMRLLRQVGLAEKMLNYPHELSGGQKQRIAIARALAMNPDVILFDEPTSALDPTMVGEVQAVIRDLAKTGHTMMIVTHEMNFARTVSSRVFYMDEGGIYEDGSPEQIFGSPKRDRTRRFIQRLKVLELKIRSRDYDYPGTVSAIEDYCRKNLISPKTCGRIQLAFEELVQQILLQKPGKPEIDIAVEYSEEKGGAVMNVSHSWKGSNPLEDADEISRAVLKSAASDFQVSQDAGTIRLVIR, from the coding sequence ATGATAAGGATTGAGCACCTCAGGAAAGTTTACCCTAACGTTACGCCGCTTGCCGACGTTAGCACGGAGATAAATGACGGCGACGTAATCTCAGTAATCGGGCCTTCAGGGACGGGCAAGAGCACGCTTCTGCGGTGCATAAACCTTCTGGAGAAGCCCGACGGAGGAAGAATATTCCTCGATGATGAGGAGATAACATCCCCCAAGTGCGATGTTCCGGGAATGCGCCAGCGTATGGGGATGGTCTTCCAGTCGTTCAACCTGTTCGGGCATTTAACGGTGATAGAAAACATAATGCTTGCTCCCGTGAAGCTGAAGGGTGCATCACGGCAGGAAGCCTTCGACGACGGAATGAGGCTGCTGCGTCAGGTCGGGCTTGCCGAGAAGATGCTGAACTACCCACACGAACTTTCAGGCGGCCAGAAGCAGAGAATCGCGATTGCCCGCGCCCTCGCAATGAACCCCGACGTGATTCTGTTCGACGAGCCCACGAGTGCCCTTGACCCGACGATGGTGGGTGAGGTTCAGGCAGTAATCCGCGACTTGGCCAAGACCGGGCACACAATGATGATAGTTACGCACGAGATGAACTTTGCGCGGACGGTCAGCAGCAGAGTTTTCTACATGGACGAAGGCGGAATATACGAGGACGGAAGCCCCGAGCAGATATTCGGTTCTCCGAAGCGCGACAGAACCAGAAGGTTTATACAGAGGCTTAAGGTGCTGGAGCTGAAGATTCGTAGCAGGGATTACGATTATCCCGGCACTGTCTCGGCGATCGAGGACTACTGCAGGAAGAATCTCATTTCCCCGAAAACCTGCGGGCGTATACAGCTGGCGTTTGAGGAGCTTGTACAGCAGATACTTCTGCAGAAGCCCGGGAAGCCGGAGATAGATATTGCTGTGGAGTACTCAGAGGAGAAGGGCGGAGCAGTCATGAACGTCAGCCACAGCTGGAAGGGCAGCAATCCCCTCGAGGATGCCGACGAAATATCGCGTGCTGTGCTGAAGAGTGCTGCGTCAGACTTTCAGGTCTCGCAGGATGCCGGGACTATAAGGCTGGTCATTCGTTAG
- a CDS encoding 4-carboxy-4-hydroxy-2-oxoadipate aldolase/oxaloacetate decarboxylase yields the protein MELTAEKLAELSKLPTGNIADNNNNAPRQGVMHSSIKPIDPASHVLGRAVTARCYPGDNLALHQAIYAANAGDVLVLDVHGYTEAGHFGDIMALACQVRGIAGVILDGSCRDSQDIKAMGFPMFVRAFNPSGTVKKSLGEVNVPVLCGGVLVRPGDIVAGDCDGVVVVPREDEDDVFAKALAKFEKEAHIVEQLKAGKTTLEIYGFTELIEKLSRI from the coding sequence ATGGAACTCACAGCAGAGAAGCTCGCCGAACTCTCGAAACTTCCGACGGGCAACATCGCCGACAACAACAACAATGCTCCGCGTCAGGGAGTCATGCACTCCTCAATCAAGCCCATTGACCCCGCAAGCCATGTGCTTGGCCGCGCAGTAACAGCACGGTGTTACCCCGGCGACAACCTCGCGCTTCATCAGGCAATCTACGCCGCAAACGCAGGTGATGTTCTGGTTCTAGATGTTCACGGGTACACTGAGGCCGGGCACTTCGGGGACATTATGGCTCTCGCGTGTCAGGTCAGGGGAATCGCTGGGGTTATTCTCGACGGTTCATGCAGGGACTCACAGGACATTAAGGCAATGGGCTTCCCGATGTTCGTCCGGGCGTTCAACCCTTCGGGCACGGTGAAGAAGTCGCTCGGTGAAGTGAATGTGCCTGTGCTCTGCGGAGGAGTATTAGTGAGGCCGGGTGATATTGTTGCGGGGGACTGCGATGGGGTTGTAGTTGTCCCGAGAGAGGATGAAGATGATGTGTTCGCGAAGGCACTTGCGAAGTTCGAGAAGGAAGCTCACATCGTCGAACAGCTCAAGGCCGGAAAGACAACGCTGGAAATTTACGGTTTCACCGAGCTCATCGAGAAGCTCAGCAGGATTTAA
- a CDS encoding RraA family protein, with translation MLAERTLAPEIIAEYKRLDVPSISDAMDKLRIFGALYRIKAVVPDTYLCGQAFTVHYMPNGTTKGTVGDFIDDILPGEVAVLDNNGRDDCTVWGDIMSIYASQHGIAGTVIDGVCRDINVIRELKYPIFTKGTYMVTGKDRVFVDRTNCPVSIAGIQVNPGDLVCGDNTGVIVVPFERVSEVLEVALNIEKVEQQILAHVRAGMPLKEARRLTGYHTLQTPEE, from the coding sequence ATGTTGGCAGAAAGAACGTTAGCACCTGAAATTATCGCGGAGTACAAGAGGCTTGATGTTCCGTCAATCTCTGACGCAATGGACAAGCTGAGAATCTTCGGAGCACTCTACCGCATCAAAGCTGTTGTGCCGGACACGTATTTATGCGGGCAGGCCTTCACTGTTCACTACATGCCCAACGGTACGACAAAGGGAACAGTAGGCGACTTCATAGACGACATTCTTCCTGGAGAAGTTGCGGTGCTCGACAACAACGGACGCGATGATTGCACTGTGTGGGGCGACATAATGTCAATCTACGCATCACAGCACGGAATCGCCGGAACAGTCATTGACGGAGTGTGCAGAGATATTAACGTCATCCGTGAGCTGAAGTACCCGATCTTCACGAAGGGTACATACATGGTTACGGGGAAAGACCGCGTATTTGTCGACCGCACTAACTGCCCCGTGAGCATTGCAGGTATTCAGGTCAACCCGGGCGACTTAGTCTGCGGGGACAACACGGGAGTGATTGTCGTACCGTTCGAGAGGGTGAGTGAGGTTCTGGAAGTTGCTCTGAACATCGAGAAGGTAGAGCAGCAGATACTTGCTCACGTCAGGGCTGGAATGCCGCTCAAGGAAGCCAGAAGGCTTACGGGCTATCACACACTGCAGACACCGGAGGAGTAG
- a CDS encoding LysR family transcriptional regulator, with product MTYEQIEAFIAIMTYGTITSAANFLHVSQSTVSSRIQMLEDELGTALLIRHKGHRSIELTSYGQAFLPLASQWSSVFRDSRSLKTLANIRTLSIASVDAVNNYTFVPLFNRIIDTQPNIRLQIRTHHSDEIHGLISNRTADIGFVFSRSPYPDIISRPVYRELMYLICRKDSPYYDGISPAELQPELEVYLHWGLDFQQWHNRYFSPERYPLVSVNTGSMLQHYIDAPMRWAVAPRSVVNAIAHRTSLTCYTLSDPPAPRICYMLTNRYPNARRLEAITVFTSELEKFIAGNSDICRFESWMLDTVR from the coding sequence ATGACCTACGAACAGATAGAAGCCTTCATCGCAATAATGACCTACGGGACAATAACCAGTGCCGCAAACTTCCTTCACGTCTCGCAGTCAACAGTGTCATCACGAATCCAGATGCTCGAGGATGAGTTAGGTACAGCCCTCCTCATACGGCACAAAGGGCACAGAAGCATTGAGCTGACCTCTTACGGGCAGGCGTTCCTTCCTCTGGCCTCGCAGTGGTCTTCCGTCTTCAGGGACAGCAGAAGCCTAAAGACTCTCGCGAACATCCGTACCCTCTCAATTGCCAGCGTTGACGCGGTGAACAATTACACGTTTGTTCCGCTCTTCAACCGCATCATAGACACACAGCCCAACATACGCCTTCAGATCCGTACGCACCATTCAGACGAGATTCACGGCCTTATCTCGAACAGGACAGCAGACATCGGCTTCGTGTTCTCGCGCTCGCCGTACCCGGACATAATTTCGCGCCCCGTCTACAGGGAATTGATGTACCTGATATGCCGCAAAGACAGCCCCTACTACGACGGCATCAGCCCAGCAGAGCTTCAGCCAGAACTTGAAGTGTACCTGCACTGGGGATTAGACTTCCAGCAGTGGCACAACAGGTACTTTTCGCCGGAACGTTATCCCCTCGTGAGCGTGAACACCGGCTCGATGCTCCAGCACTACATTGACGCGCCGATGAGGTGGGCAGTTGCTCCGCGCTCCGTCGTCAACGCGATTGCGCACCGCACTAGCCTGACCTGCTATACCTTGAGCGACCCTCCTGCGCCGAGAATCTGCTACATGCTCACGAACAGATACCCCAACGCCCGCCGTCTCGAAGCAATCACCGTCTTCACATCCGAGCTCGAGAAGTTCATAGCAGGAAATTCCGACATATGCAGGTTCGAGTCATGGATGCTTGACACGGTGAGATAA
- a CDS encoding bile acid:sodium symporter family protein: MNFLRHVSEAFGRYMAAIVVVVTLLALFVPQSSLWIQTGWITPLLMIIMFGMGLTLEPKAFALVFTQPKYILLGCLAQFIIMPALAYGLSLAFALDVGLMAGVVLVGTCPGGTSSNVITYLSRGDVALSVGMTSVNTLLAPFLTPAITYMLLKTTIRVDVVAMFMSIVQVVIVPIVLGFIINKLFSKVTRTLVDVLPAVSVTAICMIVACVVSHNAARILSTGWLVFAVVFLHNMLGYLCGFLLGKILGLDVARTKALSIEVGMQNSGLATSLAGSTFPDLAMATVPGAIFSVWHNISGALLASVYRRWE; encoded by the coding sequence ATGAACTTTCTCCGCCATGTCAGCGAGGCCTTCGGGCGGTATATGGCCGCAATCGTCGTAGTTGTTACGCTTCTCGCGCTGTTCGTTCCGCAGTCGTCGCTGTGGATTCAGACGGGCTGGATTACCCCGCTCCTGATGATAATAATGTTCGGGATGGGCTTAACCCTCGAGCCGAAGGCTTTTGCTCTGGTCTTCACTCAGCCGAAGTACATCCTTCTGGGATGCCTCGCGCAGTTCATCATCATGCCCGCACTGGCTTACGGGCTCAGCTTGGCGTTCGCGCTTGATGTTGGGCTGATGGCTGGTGTCGTCCTCGTCGGAACATGTCCCGGCGGAACGTCCAGCAACGTAATCACGTACCTTTCACGCGGTGATGTTGCACTCTCCGTCGGAATGACCAGCGTCAACACACTTCTTGCGCCGTTCCTCACGCCAGCGATAACCTACATGCTGTTGAAGACCACAATACGCGTTGATGTTGTAGCGATGTTCATGTCAATCGTTCAGGTGGTTATTGTCCCGATAGTGCTCGGCTTCATCATCAACAAGCTGTTCTCGAAAGTTACCCGGACTCTCGTTGACGTTCTGCCTGCAGTGAGCGTTACGGCAATCTGCATGATCGTCGCCTGCGTCGTCTCTCACAATGCCGCTCGCATCCTCTCGACTGGGTGGCTGGTGTTCGCGGTGGTGTTCCTGCACAACATGCTGGGGTATCTGTGCGGCTTCCTGCTCGGCAAAATTCTCGGGCTCGATGTCGCTCGCACTAAGGCACTCTCTATTGAGGTCGGGATGCAGAACAGCGGGCTTGCTACTAGCCTTGCGGGGTCAACGTTCCCTGACTTGGCGATGGCGACAGTTCCGGGAGCAATCTTCAGCGTGTGGCACAACATCTCCGGCGCACTGCTGGCTAGCGTGTACCGCAGGTGGGAATGA
- a CDS encoding ribosome maturation factor RimP, which translates to MHSIEQIVTGLGFECVNVSVKSDFGKLRLQILIDTLGGINVDDCETVSKRVNKFLDESPDLPELDKGRYYLEVSSPGVERPLYRLEDYVRFSGREARVRLSKLLDGRKTFTGIILGAEAGTVKLTCDGEEKLIPFEAIRSANLVYRFEDDTKHTRRRRKK; encoded by the coding sequence TTGCACAGCATTGAACAGATTGTTACGGGATTAGGCTTTGAGTGCGTCAACGTCAGCGTCAAGAGCGACTTCGGGAAGCTCCGCCTTCAGATACTAATTGACACTCTCGGAGGCATAAACGTCGACGACTGCGAGACAGTCTCAAAGCGCGTCAACAAGTTCCTCGACGAATCACCTGACCTGCCCGAGCTCGACAAGGGACGCTACTACCTCGAAGTCTCCTCTCCCGGCGTTGAACGTCCGCTCTACAGGCTGGAAGACTACGTGCGGTTCTCGGGACGCGAAGCCCGCGTGAGGCTCTCTAAGCTCCTCGACGGACGCAAGACCTTCACGGGAATAATTCTCGGAGCAGAGGCAGGGACAGTGAAGCTCACGTGCGACGGAGAAGAGAAACTGATACCGTTCGAGGCTATACGGAGTGCAAACCTTGTGTACAGGTTCGAAGATGACACCAAGCACACCAGAAGAAGGAGGAAGAAGTAG
- the nusA gene encoding transcription termination/antitermination protein NusA, with the protein MRLGRDFIAALDTLSETRGLDTAVIISALEAALLSAYSKFHPGDQKTEIHIDHDTGEMTVSELRTVVEGTAKAGTEITLNDAKALDPSAELGRIIRIELNPEDFGRIAAQTARQVITQRLRDETMKAEVSAFADKVGDMVSGTIYKTEGDNVIVRLSDKAEAVLPKRERIPGEKYNYGDTMKFYVLEVKDKARGPRIMLSRTHPGLLKKLLELEVPEIQQGIVEIRNIVRDGGTRAKVSLVSLDPNVDPVGACVGNGGARIKAISSALRGEKIDVIVFSQDPLTYIKNALSPAQTAKIEPVLDNERAVTVYVYPDQLSLAIGKSGQNVRLAAKLTGWKIDITPVEPERMPTLKDIFSDVFHEKN; encoded by the coding sequence ATGCGACTGGGGCGCGATTTTATTGCAGCACTGGATACACTTTCTGAGACGAGGGGGCTTGATACCGCCGTGATAATCTCAGCTCTGGAAGCGGCGTTATTGTCAGCGTACAGCAAGTTCCATCCAGGCGACCAGAAGACAGAGATACACATAGACCACGACACCGGCGAAATGACTGTCAGCGAGCTCCGCACCGTCGTAGAAGGCACGGCCAAAGCAGGCACGGAGATTACCCTCAACGACGCGAAAGCCCTTGACCCTTCCGCAGAACTTGGCCGGATCATACGGATAGAGCTCAACCCTGAGGACTTCGGGCGAATAGCCGCACAGACAGCACGCCAGGTCATCACCCAGCGTCTCAGGGACGAGACCATGAAGGCAGAGGTGAGTGCTTTTGCGGACAAAGTCGGCGACATGGTCAGCGGAACGATCTACAAGACTGAGGGCGACAACGTTATAGTGAGGCTGAGCGACAAAGCAGAAGCCGTCCTCCCAAAGAGAGAGCGCATACCCGGCGAGAAATACAACTACGGGGACACGATGAAGTTCTACGTTCTCGAGGTCAAGGACAAGGCCAGAGGCCCGAGAATAATGCTCTCGCGGACGCATCCCGGCCTCCTGAAGAAGCTGCTGGAGCTGGAAGTTCCCGAGATACAGCAGGGCATAGTCGAGATACGCAACATCGTCAGGGACGGCGGAACACGGGCGAAGGTCTCTCTTGTGAGCCTTGACCCGAACGTTGACCCTGTAGGTGCATGTGTCGGCAACGGAGGAGCACGCATAAAGGCGATAAGTTCCGCGCTCAGGGGCGAGAAGATTGATGTGATAGTCTTCAGCCAAGATCCTCTGACGTACATCAAGAACGCCCTGTCGCCAGCGCAGACGGCGAAGATTGAGCCTGTTCTCGACAATGAACGGGCAGTAACTGTGTACGTTTACCCTGACCAGCTGTCGCTCGCTATCGGCAAGAGCGGGCAGAACGTGAGGCTGGCGGCCAAGCTGACGGGCTGGAAGATAGACATAACGCCTGTAGAGCCTGAGAGGATGCCGACCTTGAAGGATATATTCAGCGATGTATTCCACGAGAAGAACTAG
- the infB gene encoding translation initiation factor IF-2: MNKIRVYELAKKLNKSNKELIAVLQELGVTVKSHSSSIDADIAQTVENLLSEAQSPKSKPEASPKPQPQPAPEPAPKTPAAPEPKPAAKTSERPPIITVMGHVDHGKTTLLDHIRHASVAAHEAGGITQHIGAYVVMHDGKPIVFLDTPGHEAFSAMRMRGADVTDIVILVIGADDGVMPQTREAISHIKAAGVPLVVAINKIDKQGAKPDRVRQQLSELGIFVEGWGGDVGAVEISAKQGIGVDDLLERVLLEAEMQELKGDPNATPEGVVIEARLDKGKGPVATVIVKDGTLKAGDTVLFSSTWGKTRALFDWAGKALKKAGPSTPVEILGLDGVPNPGEKFTVVKSEREARDAITAAKSAEREGTAETKRASFEDLYSSLKEGELPHLNLVVKCDVQGSLEALCAVLEKLATNEVGVSIVHKGVGRIAESDVMLASTSNAVIIGFNVRPDGNAKRIADLNGVEIRIYNVIYDIIDDVKNAMAGLLKPVLREDTLGEVEIRQIFRVPKVGKIAGSHVTRGVVRRTARVRVIRDGIVIWDGRIASLRHLKDEVRELREGMDCGISLEGYQDFGEGDVLEVYDVIEEKRSL; this comes from the coding sequence TTGAACAAGATAAGAGTGTACGAACTGGCCAAAAAGTTAAACAAGAGCAACAAGGAATTGATAGCTGTACTGCAGGAGCTTGGTGTAACGGTGAAATCGCACTCAAGCTCAATTGACGCAGACATAGCGCAGACAGTAGAAAACCTGCTGAGCGAGGCACAGTCTCCCAAGAGCAAGCCAGAAGCCTCTCCCAAGCCTCAGCCTCAGCCCGCACCAGAACCCGCACCTAAGACACCCGCCGCACCTGAACCCAAGCCCGCCGCAAAGACCTCAGAACGCCCGCCCATCATCACTGTGATGGGGCACGTGGATCACGGAAAGACAACGCTTCTTGACCACATCCGCCACGCCAGCGTAGCAGCTCACGAGGCAGGCGGAATAACCCAGCACATCGGAGCATATGTCGTCATGCACGACGGCAAGCCCATCGTCTTCCTCGACACGCCCGGGCACGAAGCCTTCAGCGCAATGCGCATGAGGGGAGCTGACGTTACGGACATAGTGATTCTGGTGATCGGCGCGGATGACGGAGTGATGCCGCAGACACGCGAAGCCATCAGCCACATCAAGGCCGCCGGAGTTCCGCTCGTCGTCGCCATCAACAAAATCGACAAGCAGGGCGCAAAGCCTGACAGAGTCCGCCAGCAGCTGTCCGAGCTCGGCATATTCGTTGAGGGCTGGGGCGGAGATGTCGGAGCTGTGGAAATAAGCGCAAAGCAGGGCATCGGTGTTGATGACCTCCTTGAACGCGTACTGCTTGAAGCCGAGATGCAGGAGCTTAAGGGAGACCCCAACGCTACCCCTGAAGGCGTAGTCATAGAAGCACGTCTCGACAAGGGCAAGGGACCTGTGGCGACAGTCATCGTCAAGGACGGCACGCTGAAAGCCGGAGACACTGTGCTGTTCAGTTCAACGTGGGGCAAGACGCGGGCACTCTTCGACTGGGCGGGCAAGGCACTCAAGAAGGCCGGGCCAAGTACACCGGTGGAGATACTCGGGCTTGATGGTGTACCCAACCCTGGCGAAAAATTCACGGTCGTGAAGTCGGAACGCGAGGCACGGGATGCTATAACCGCCGCGAAATCCGCCGAACGTGAAGGCACTGCGGAGACTAAGCGTGCATCCTTCGAGGACTTGTACTCCAGCCTCAAGGAAGGCGAACTCCCTCACCTCAACCTTGTGGTGAAGTGCGACGTTCAGGGCTCGCTTGAAGCACTCTGCGCAGTCCTCGAGAAACTCGCGACAAACGAAGTCGGAGTGTCCATCGTTCATAAGGGAGTTGGCAGGATAGCAGAAAGCGACGTGATGCTTGCCTCAACCTCCAACGCAGTAATTATCGGCTTCAACGTCCGCCCCGACGGCAACGCAAAACGCATCGCTGACCTCAACGGCGTAGAGATACGCATCTACAACGTAATCTACGACATCATTGACGACGTGAAGAACGCAATGGCAGGCCTCCTAAAGCCCGTTCTCCGCGAAGACACGTTAGGCGAGGTCGAGATACGGCAGATTTTCCGCGTCCCGAAGGTCGGCAAGATTGCCGGCTCTCACGTAACAAGGGGAGTAGTGAGGCGTACTGCGCGCGTGCGTGTTATCCGCGACGGAATAGTGATCTGGGACGGCAGGATAGCGTCTCTCCGCCACCTCAAGGACGAGGTCAGGGAGCTTCGTGAAGGTATGGACTGCGGGATTTCGCTTGAAGGTTATCAGGACTTCGGGGAAGGAGACGTTCTCGAGGTCTACGATGTGATAGAGGAGAAGAGAAGCCTGTGA
- the rbfA gene encoding 30S ribosome-binding factor RbfA produces the protein MSTNLRMSRINKQLQREIALIFETQIKKASLKSIIITGVECTKDLMKARVYFTALEARKRPGILKDLNEVKGVVRGLLGQTIKLRRVPELEFVIDTSEDYGAHIDAILDGLGFSSNYRQGNSEEEDYDE, from the coding sequence GTGAGCACGAACCTGCGGATGTCGCGCATCAACAAGCAGCTTCAGCGCGAGATTGCGTTAATCTTCGAGACACAGATAAAGAAGGCCAGCCTCAAGAGCATAATCATCACCGGCGTTGAGTGCACGAAAGATCTCATGAAGGCGCGGGTGTACTTCACTGCCCTCGAGGCACGGAAGCGTCCCGGCATTCTCAAGGACTTGAACGAGGTCAAGGGAGTGGTACGCGGTCTTCTCGGCCAGACAATAAAGCTGAGGAGAGTTCCAGAGCTGGAGTTCGTGATAGACACCAGCGAGGATTACGGCGCGCACATTGACGCGATACTTGACGGCTTGGGCTTCAGCAGCAATTACCGTCAGGGCAACAGCGAGGAGGAAGACTATGACGAATGA
- a CDS encoding bifunctional oligoribonuclease/PAP phosphatase NrnA gives MTNDDLMRASKTLKANRSWHIFTHRKADGDACGSANALFEAGVNAGHSVKWSSPDDVLPDGYGYLPHFKEHSTAETFAFDEPDTLYVFLDCSNEARSVGGFRDGLNSLSIDHHEDNSHYARVNCVDGKASSTCEMLFRVFKAGGWDITRTIAECLYTGLFTDTGSFTFSNTSPLTHNVAAELITLGAEPGHMTDLITQNKTVAGMALWGVALSRVRTFGEGNIFAVTQLYASDFADTGAVAAETEGLPASLMSIRGTLFAVTLTEYPNGSKRVSFRSREGSPFGAGEIARLLGGGGHERAAGASFEGSVDDGVRMMEELLLRKYHECRSPD, from the coding sequence ATGACGAATGACGACCTTATGCGGGCATCAAAGACCCTCAAGGCAAACCGCTCGTGGCACATCTTCACGCACAGGAAGGCCGACGGTGATGCGTGCGGTTCGGCTAACGCGCTGTTCGAGGCAGGGGTGAACGCCGGACACTCGGTGAAGTGGTCGAGCCCTGACGATGTTCTGCCGGACGGCTACGGCTACCTTCCGCACTTCAAGGAGCACAGCACGGCCGAAACCTTTGCCTTCGACGAGCCTGACACACTCTACGTGTTCCTTGACTGCTCGAACGAGGCACGTAGCGTCGGAGGTTTCCGGGACGGGCTGAACTCGCTGAGCATTGACCACCACGAGGACAACTCACATTACGCGCGGGTGAACTGCGTTGACGGCAAGGCATCATCAACGTGCGAGATGCTGTTCCGCGTCTTCAAGGCCGGAGGCTGGGACATCACACGGACAATCGCCGAGTGCCTCTACACCGGGCTGTTCACGGACACGGGGAGCTTCACGTTCTCGAACACATCCCCGCTCACTCACAACGTGGCCGCCGAACTAATCACGCTCGGAGCTGAACCCGGGCACATGACTGACCTCATCACGCAGAACAAGACTGTTGCAGGAATGGCGTTGTGGGGAGTTGCGCTGTCGCGTGTGAGGACGTTCGGTGAAGGGAACATCTTTGCTGTTACGCAGCTCTACGCTTCGGACTTTGCGGACACAGGAGCAGTTGCCGCAGAGACTGAGGGCTTGCCCGCATCGTTGATGAGTATTCGCGGCACTCTGTTCGCCGTAACCTTGACGGAATACCCCAACGGCTCAAAGCGTGTGAGTTTCCGAAGCCGTGAAGGCAGTCCCTTCGGAGCAGGAGAGATAGCGCGTCTTCTCGGCGGCGGAGGGCATGAACGTGCGGCGGGAGCATCGTTTGAAGGCAGTGTCGACGATGGCGTGAGGATGATGGAGGAGCTGTTGTTGCGGAAGTACCATGAATGCCGTAGTCCTGATTAA
- the truB gene encoding tRNA pseudouridine(55) synthase TruB, with protein MNAVVLINKPEGYRSTQCVAIVRKALGGQKAGHAGTLDSTASGLLVVLAGQAARLSEYVMSLPKTYRVVIQFGSETDTADYSGEVTSSVGWKDVDPQAAYDALYTFTGWRMQAPPPVSAVKIDGVPAYKLARSGQEPVMKHRPVFFRRITVTAPFSPDDGTMTLEVSCSKGTYIRSLARDFGRMLGCGAHVKALARTAIGTFTLDEAGSPEDFALLPLGRLAENFTRILVGEKDAKSFTNGMSILLGHAEGIVRGIALMNGSLCVEGRGFVGFGQYAGYDYVRPTVIVPK; from the coding sequence ATGAATGCCGTAGTCCTGATTAACAAGCCGGAAGGGTACAGGAGCACGCAGTGTGTTGCGATAGTCCGCAAGGCACTCGGAGGCCAGAAGGCCGGGCACGCCGGGACGCTCGACAGCACGGCATCAGGGTTGCTTGTGGTGCTGGCCGGGCAGGCGGCGCGCCTGAGCGAATACGTTATGAGCCTCCCCAAGACTTACAGGGTAGTGATACAGTTCGGGAGCGAGACGGACACGGCGGACTATTCGGGTGAAGTAACGAGCTCTGTCGGCTGGAAGGACGTTGACCCGCAGGCAGCATATGACGCGCTGTACACGTTCACGGGGTGGAGAATGCAGGCACCTCCTCCAGTTTCTGCGGTGAAGATTGACGGTGTTCCGGCGTACAAGCTCGCGCGGAGCGGCCAAGAACCCGTCATGAAGCACCGTCCTGTGTTCTTCCGCCGTATAACAGTAACCGCCCCCTTCAGCCCTGACGACGGCACAATGACCCTCGAAGTCTCGTGCTCGAAGGGAACGTACATCAGGAGTTTGGCGCGGGACTTTGGGCGTATGCTTGGGTGCGGAGCTCACGTTAAGGCTCTGGCGCGCACGGCGATAGGGACATTCACTCTTGATGAGGCAGGTTCGCCGGAGGACTTCGCGCTTCTGCCGCTTGGCCGCCTCGCGGAGAATTTCACGCGTATACTCGTCGGCGAAAAGGACGCTAAGAGCTTCACCAACGGAATGAGCATACTTCTCGGGCACGCGGAAGGAATTGTGCGCGGAATTGCGCTGATGAACGGGTCTCTTTGCGTTGAAGGCAGGGGGTTCGTGGGCTTCGGGCAGTACGCTGGCTATGATTACGTCCGGCCGACAGTGATTGTGCCCAAGTAA